The proteins below come from a single Xenopus tropicalis strain Nigerian chromosome 9, UCB_Xtro_10.0, whole genome shotgun sequence genomic window:
- the LOC101732506 gene encoding perforin-1 translates to MKLNMLILFTLLIALPKSSPTNLDPFKYACKPGSPEECKKASFVPGHTLLGQGLDIVTMKKTGAFLLDMQIYQMANKTCTLCENPYNKKILEKLPISMVDWTPQAACTRNIESSLMNSKVSLANKEASNVQNDWKVGLDIPIKTVTVHTALAGSHSKLAEFAQSKTITDQYSFLSHELSCAFYRFRLSFEPPLTEDFTKSLQQLPNNYKYNKEEYRKLIAKYGTHYIVQAMVGGKVSEVTALRTCQVAMEGMTLDAVKDCLGVEAKISAGFPIISPSISSEFRRCKEIAKTSKRGDNFHSTFNERIWEVKGGKVTFDLLNTEGGKGSREFEEWMKSLKTDPDVLTYSVEPIHELVRVNGPKKENLRIAVSEYIKENALTKKCFCPRYSPPSQGPDCSCTCPLTKYMNSDCCPTNQGMAKVSLKIQRAQWLPGEFLSAADGYAIFMYDGKEVRTPTVWNNNNPIWNSEFEFDLVQLSQSKMYTIEVWDRNIIFSDRFLGRCNKLLKSGILEDTCYLGHGSITYTITANCVPHLQGLYCQDYSPVPPKQNP, encoded by the exons ATGAAACTAAACATGCTCATTCTCTTCACTCTCCTCATTGCCTTGCCCAAGTCATCTCCCACCAATCTAGACCCATTTAAATATGCCTGCAAACCTGGTAGTCCTGAGGAATGCAAGAAAGCCTCCTTTGTGCCCGGTCACACATTACTGGGACAAGGCCTAGACATTGTGACCATGAAGAAGACTGGCGCCTTTCTCCTTGACATGCAGATATATCAAATGGCCAACAAAACATGCACCTTGTGTGAGAACccatacaataaaaaaatcttGGAGAAACTGCCAATATCCATGGTGGACTGGACACCTCAGGCCGCTTGCACCAGAAACATTGAAAGTAGCTTAATGAATTCCAAGGTGTCTTTGGCTAACAAAGAAGCTTCTAATGTTCAGAATGACTGGAAAGTGGGTTTAGATATACCAATCAAAACTGTGACAGTGCATACAGCCCTGGCTGGGTCTCACTCAAAGTTGGCTGAGTTTGCCCAGAGCAAAACCATTACTGACCAATACAGCTTCCTCTCCCACGAGCTCAGCTGTGCCTTCTACAG ATTCCGTCTATCTTTCGAGCCCCCACTCACCGAGGATTTTACTAAGTCCCTGCAGCAACTCCCTAACAACTATAAGTATAACAAGGAAGAGTACAGGAAGCTGATAGCTAAGTATGGAACCCATTACATTGTGCAGGCCATGGTAGGAGGCAAAGTCTCCGAGGTGACTGCTCTCAGGACCTGCCAAGTGGCCATGGAAGGCATGACATTGGATGCAGTGAAGGACTGTCTAGGTGTTGAGGCAAAGATCTCAGCAGGTTTCCCAATAATCAGCCCTTCCATCAGCAGTGAATTCAGAAGATGCAAAGAAATTGCAAAAACCTCCAAGCGTGGAGACAACTTTCATTCAACCTTCAATGAAAGGATCTGGGAG GTGAAGGGAGGAAAAGTCACTTTTGATCTTCTTAACACTGAGGGAGGAAAGGGGTCTCGGGAATTTGAAGAATGGATGAAGAGCCTTAAAACTGATCCAGATGTGCTGACTTATTCTGTAGAGCCCATACACGAACTAGTGAGAGTCAATGGGCCTAAAAAAGAAAATCTCAGAATTGCAGTTAGTGAGTATATTAAGGAAAATGCCCTCACTAAGAAGTGCTTCTGCCCAAGATATTCCCCCCCAAGTCAGGGACCTGACTGCTCCTGCACTTGCCCTTTAACCAAATACATGAATTCAGACTGCTGCCCGACAAACCAAGGAATGGCCAAAGTTTCACTGAAAATCCAAAGAGCACAATGGTTGCCTGGTGAATTCCTTTCAGCAGCAGATGGCTATGCCATATTCATGTACGATGGCAAAGAGGTCCGGACACCTACAGTCTGGAACAATAACAACCCCATTTGGAATAGTGAGTTTGAGTTTGATCTTGTTCAACTCAGTCAATCAAAAATGTATACCATAGAGGTGTGGGATAGGAATATAATATTTTCTGATAGATTCCTTGGGAGATGTAACAAGTTACTGAAATCAGGTATTTTAGAAGATACGTGTTACCTCGGCCACGGAAGTATCACCTATACAATTACAGCAAATTGTGTTCCTCATCTTCAGGGGCTTTACTGTCAAGATTATAGCCCTGTGCCACCTAAACAAAATCCATAG